In a single window of the Paenibacillus sp. MMS20-IR301 genome:
- a CDS encoding amino acid permease, giving the protein MKENKSLQRNIGMPQAIALYIGAVLGSGVLIVPGLAAEMAGPASLLAWGFMTLLILPLALSMGLLSAKFPNAGGVSHFATLAFGPKAGALVGWFFLMSVPIGGPVAALTGAGYMTAAMGWGDPARIAIAAGMLAIGLITNWIGMKVAGKVQIAVVIAIIAVLVFSFAAALPRMESAHFTPFMPHSWSSVGQAAAILFWCFIGWEAVSHLSEEFKDPQRAAVKGVTIAAVIVGVLYFLSALATVGTQSYLRGGADSSLVWIISQPLGAWGGFIAGLTGLFICTATIIAYSSAASRVAYALSRQGYAPKWMGRLSDRYQTPVGAIGFLTFCFTAVLTLYGSGLLSITTLIQFPNATFILTYIGGCAAGIRLLKGSRAGVTISWISFAATVAVFPFTGWAIIYPLLITILFALIEYLRHGRKSAAKVPSHLKAEEDSSQAL; this is encoded by the coding sequence ATGAAGGAAAATAAATCTCTCCAACGGAATATCGGCATGCCGCAGGCGATTGCCCTGTACATCGGAGCCGTCTTAGGTTCAGGGGTACTGATTGTGCCGGGCTTGGCTGCCGAAATGGCTGGTCCTGCTTCCCTGCTCGCCTGGGGCTTCATGACACTGCTGATTCTTCCGCTCGCACTCTCTATGGGCCTGCTCTCTGCTAAGTTCCCGAATGCCGGAGGTGTATCCCATTTCGCCACCTTGGCTTTCGGTCCGAAGGCCGGTGCTCTGGTCGGCTGGTTCTTCCTGATGTCGGTACCTATCGGCGGACCTGTCGCCGCCTTAACCGGTGCGGGATATATGACTGCCGCCATGGGCTGGGGGGATCCGGCCCGCATTGCCATTGCCGCCGGAATGCTGGCTATTGGCCTGATCACCAACTGGATCGGCATGAAGGTTGCCGGCAAAGTGCAAATTGCAGTGGTCATCGCCATTATCGCGGTTCTGGTCTTCTCTTTCGCTGCTGCTCTTCCAAGAATGGAGAGCGCCCACTTCACTCCGTTCATGCCGCATAGCTGGAGCAGTGTCGGACAGGCTGCGGCAATTCTCTTCTGGTGCTTCATCGGCTGGGAAGCCGTCTCGCATCTGTCAGAAGAGTTCAAAGACCCGCAGCGGGCAGCGGTTAAAGGGGTTACCATCGCTGCGGTTATTGTCGGAGTGCTCTACTTCCTCTCCGCCTTGGCAACCGTCGGGACACAAAGCTATTTGCGCGGCGGCGCCGATTCCTCCCTCGTCTGGATCATCAGCCAGCCGCTTGGGGCATGGGGCGGATTCATCGCCGGGCTTACCGGGCTGTTCATCTGCACCGCGACGATTATCGCTTATTCCAGCGCCGCTTCCCGCGTCGCTTACGCTTTATCGCGGCAAGGATATGCTCCGAAGTGGATGGGCCGGCTCTCGGACCGCTACCAGACGCCAGTCGGGGCCATCGGGTTCCTGACCTTTTGCTTCACTGCTGTATTGACCTTGTACGGCAGCGGCCTCTTGTCGATTACTACATTAATTCAATTCCCTAATGCCACCTTTATTCTGACTTACATCGGCGGCTGTGCAGCCGGAATCCGCCTGCTCAAGGGCAGCCGTGCCGGTGTGACTATCAGCTGGATTTCCTTCGCCGCTACCGTAGCTGTCTTCCCGTTCACCGGCTGGGCTATTATATATCCGCTGCTGATTACTATATTGTTTGCGCTGATTGAGTATTTACGACATGGCCGTAAGTCTGCAGCTAAGGTTCCTTCACACCTGAAGGCTGAAGAGGATTCAAGTCAGGCACTGTAA
- a CDS encoding LysR family transcriptional regulator, whose amino-acid sequence MESKHLFTFLVVVETGSFTRAAQKLDYAQSSITAQIQALEAELAQPLFDRISKKIILTDAGRRLLPYAQEISKMHTMAENALRSETEIAGSLRIGAPESLAAFRLPGIIKEFRTLHPQVQITLKPGACWELTEFVRSGELDLAFLLQPETEYKDMYCDTLIHEAMTLVAPLDHPLCGLPEVEPQHLKNVTILHTETGCTYRTLFERHLNSHGVFPDPNLEFWSIEAIKQCVMAGLGISFLPLITVRSELAEGKLAGLHWNDESQRVATQIAYHSKKWKSPALSEFLGIVQKHAASWRGTADVLTQRVKRRA is encoded by the coding sequence ATGGAGTCAAAGCATCTTTTTACTTTTCTTGTCGTAGTAGAGACCGGGAGCTTTACCCGTGCAGCCCAGAAGCTGGATTATGCCCAGTCCAGCATTACCGCACAGATTCAGGCGCTCGAAGCTGAACTCGCTCAGCCCTTGTTTGACCGGATCAGCAAAAAAATCATTCTCACCGATGCCGGCCGCCGTCTGCTGCCTTACGCCCAGGAAATCTCCAAGATGCATACGATGGCCGAGAATGCGCTGCGCTCCGAAACGGAGATAGCCGGCTCACTGCGGATTGGTGCGCCGGAATCGCTGGCTGCGTTCCGCCTGCCGGGAATTATTAAGGAATTCCGCACCCTGCATCCGCAGGTACAGATTACACTGAAGCCGGGTGCATGCTGGGAGCTTACCGAGTTCGTCCGCTCCGGCGAGCTGGATTTGGCTTTTCTGCTGCAGCCGGAGACGGAGTATAAGGATATGTATTGCGACACCCTGATTCATGAAGCCATGACGCTGGTCGCGCCGCTGGATCATCCGCTGTGCGGGCTTCCGGAAGTGGAGCCGCAGCATCTTAAGAATGTAACCATTCTGCACACCGAGACGGGCTGCACCTACCGGACCTTATTCGAGCGGCATCTGAACAGCCACGGGGTGTTTCCCGACCCGAATTTGGAGTTCTGGAGCATTGAAGCGATTAAGCAATGCGTGATGGCCGGGCTCGGCATTTCCTTTCTGCCGCTGATTACCGTCCGCAGTGAGCTGGCGGAAGGCAAGCTGGCCGGGCTGCACTGGAATGATGAATCCCAGCGGGTAGCTACCCAGATTGCGTACCACAGCAAGAAATGGAAATCACCTGCACTGAGTGAGTTCCTGGGAATAGTGCAGAAGCATGCTGCTTCATGGAGGGGGACGGCAGATGTCTTAACACAAAGGGTGAAGCGTAGAGCATGA
- a CDS encoding tyrosine-type recombinase/integrase, with translation MNELENSYEEELDAFLIWMKDAGYTAYTQKSYLADVREFLATLSGRELTSVKKLHVVSYLTSVRERGVSDATRNRKHASVSCLFKALTEMELLNMNPAAGIKKSKTEKNREPVYLDEADLQRFLSAVDGKYRSRNLAVFLLMSYMGLRVGEVHTLNQSDYNVERRSLRVFGKGRKWRNVPVPDDIAPYLDQAIADRLPPWRSKEEALFISQKGRRLSIRGIQGIAANTFSRFQSEVPSSQRLPYSSHKLRHSFATMLLRKGADLRTVQELLGHSSIQTTTVYTHITSREKEEAMSRLQISMPEPAGHNV, from the coding sequence ATGAATGAGCTGGAGAATAGCTATGAAGAAGAGCTGGATGCATTTCTGATCTGGATGAAGGATGCCGGTTATACGGCTTACACGCAGAAATCTTATCTGGCTGATGTGCGGGAATTTCTGGCTACTTTGAGCGGCCGGGAGCTAACCTCTGTCAAGAAGCTGCATGTTGTCTCCTACCTGACATCGGTCCGTGAACGCGGGGTAAGTGATGCCACCCGTAACCGCAAGCATGCTTCCGTCAGCTGCCTGTTCAAGGCGCTGACGGAGATGGAGCTCCTGAATATGAACCCGGCCGCCGGGATCAAGAAATCCAAAACCGAAAAAAACCGCGAGCCGGTCTACCTGGATGAAGCGGATCTGCAGCGGTTCTTGTCTGCGGTGGACGGCAAATATCGAAGCCGCAATCTGGCAGTTTTTCTGCTGATGTCTTATATGGGGCTGCGGGTAGGGGAAGTCCATACGCTGAATCAAAGCGATTATAACGTAGAAAGACGTTCATTGCGTGTCTTCGGAAAGGGCCGCAAATGGCGTAATGTTCCGGTTCCCGACGATATTGCACCTTACCTGGACCAGGCTATAGCCGACCGGCTTCCGCCCTGGCGCAGCAAAGAAGAAGCCTTATTCATCTCCCAGAAGGGCCGCCGGCTCTCCATCCGCGGAATCCAGGGGATTGCTGCCAATACATTCAGCCGCTTCCAGAGTGAAGTCCCTTCCTCCCAGCGTCTCCCGTACTCCAGTCACAAGCTGCGCCACTCCTTTGCCACCATGCTGCTGCGCAAGGGAGCGGATCTGCGCACGGTACAGGAATTACTTGGACATTCTTCCATCCAGACAACCACTGTATATACACATATTACAAGCCGCGAGAAGGAAGAAGCCATGTCCAGACTGCAGATCAGCATGCCTGAGCCTGCAGGTCATAATGTATAA
- a CDS encoding L-lactate dehydrogenase: MAPFKPNRVVVIGTGAVGTTTAYTLLLRKRMPELVLIDVNHQKALGEALDMNHGMPFVGGVKLWAGTYEDCREADIIIVTAGASQKPGETRIDLLRKNITIFKDIIQKITKYNHHAILLIATNPVDILAYATLKISGFDRRRVIGSGTVLDSARFRYLIGRHKEIDPRSIHGQIIGEHGDSELPVWSLANVAGIDLGFDEAERKDIFEDTKNAAYEIIDAKGSTSYAIALALDRIVASILNNEGSVLNVSTLLNNYNGVSDVFLGAPCVVDRSGVREVLDLPLSEEEQVLFQQSADKLKGEIAKLEL, translated from the coding sequence ATGGCCCCATTTAAGCCCAATCGTGTCGTAGTCATCGGCACCGGTGCAGTCGGAACCACAACCGCCTATACGCTGCTGCTGCGTAAACGCATGCCCGAGCTCGTACTGATTGATGTGAACCATCAGAAGGCGCTGGGTGAAGCGCTCGATATGAACCATGGCATGCCGTTTGTCGGCGGTGTAAAGCTATGGGCCGGCACCTATGAGGATTGCCGGGAAGCCGACATCATCATCGTTACAGCCGGGGCCTCCCAGAAGCCCGGGGAGACGCGGATTGATCTGCTTCGCAAGAATATAACGATATTCAAAGATATCATCCAGAAAATTACGAAATACAATCATCATGCTATCCTGCTGATTGCTACCAATCCGGTCGACATTCTAGCGTATGCTACCCTGAAGATCAGCGGCTTCGACCGCAGACGGGTTATCGGCTCCGGAACCGTGCTGGACAGCGCACGCTTCCGTTATCTGATCGGGCGCCACAAAGAAATCGATCCGCGCAGCATCCACGGTCAAATCATCGGGGAGCATGGCGATTCCGAGCTGCCGGTCTGGAGTCTCGCCAATGTCGCGGGGATCGATCTGGGCTTTGATGAAGCCGAACGCAAGGATATCTTCGAGGATACCAAAAATGCCGCATACGAGATTATCGATGCCAAAGGCTCTACCTCCTATGCTATCGCCCTGGCACTGGACCGGATTGTTGCATCCATCCTGAACAATGAAGGCTCTGTGCTGAACGTATCCACACTGCTGAACAACTACAATGGCGTTTCGGATGTATTCCTCGGTGCTCCATGTGTCGTTGACCGTTCAGGTGTGCGCGAAGTGCTGGATCTCCCGCTCAGTGAAGAGGAGCAGGTCTTGTTCCAGCAGTCTGCAGATAAGCTCAAAGGCGAAATTGCCAAGCTGGAGCTGTAA
- a CDS encoding amino acid permease yields MDLFRKKPLAIPQNAGSEKLSKTLGAMDLTMLGVGAIIGTGIFVMTGVAAAEHAGPGLVLSFIIAGFACVLSALCYSEFASTLPVSGSAYAYSYVAFGELLAWVLGWDLVLEYGVAAAAVSSGWSGYFQGLLEGFGLHLPTALSGAYNADKGTFINLPAVIIILLISYLLTRGVKETARFNAVMVVIKISVVLLFIFTGVFYVKPENWTPFLPFGFHGVMNGAATVFFAYIGFDAISTAAEEVKRPQRDLPIGIISSLAICTVLYIAVSLVLTGIVPFQNLNVSDPVSFALRFVDQNMIAGLISIGAIAGMTTVLLVMLFGQTRLLFAISRDGLLPQSLSKVSPKTHTPVRSTWMVGGIIAVMTGFVPLDKLADLTSIGTLFAFLVVSLGVIVLRRTHSDLKRGFRVPWVPFIPILSALTCGYLMTNLGRHTWIGFLVWVAIGLVIYWLYGYRRSNLNSKK; encoded by the coding sequence ATGGATTTATTCCGTAAAAAACCGCTGGCGATTCCCCAGAATGCCGGATCAGAAAAACTTAGCAAGACACTGGGCGCAATGGATTTAACCATGCTTGGTGTCGGGGCCATTATCGGCACCGGGATCTTCGTGATGACCGGAGTGGCGGCTGCCGAGCATGCCGGACCGGGGCTGGTGCTGTCTTTCATCATCGCCGGCTTCGCCTGCGTGCTGTCCGCACTCTGCTACTCCGAATTTGCCTCCACTCTGCCTGTATCCGGCAGTGCATATGCTTACAGCTATGTTGCCTTCGGTGAACTGCTGGCCTGGGTGCTTGGCTGGGATCTTGTACTGGAATACGGAGTGGCGGCGGCTGCAGTAAGCAGCGGCTGGTCAGGGTATTTCCAGGGCTTGCTTGAAGGCTTCGGCCTGCATTTGCCCACAGCTTTATCCGGAGCGTATAATGCGGATAAAGGAACTTTCATTAATTTGCCTGCAGTGATAATTATCCTGCTCATTTCTTATCTGCTGACCCGGGGAGTGAAGGAGACCGCCCGCTTCAACGCGGTTATGGTTGTCATCAAAATATCGGTAGTGCTGCTCTTCATCTTCACCGGAGTATTCTATGTGAAGCCTGAGAACTGGACGCCGTTTCTGCCGTTTGGTTTCCATGGTGTGATGAACGGGGCGGCAACTGTATTTTTTGCCTATATCGGATTTGATGCTATTTCAACGGCTGCCGAAGAAGTAAAGCGCCCGCAGCGGGATTTGCCGATTGGCATTATCTCTTCGCTGGCGATCTGTACGGTGCTGTACATTGCTGTTTCGCTGGTGCTGACAGGGATTGTACCTTTCCAGAACCTGAATGTCAGTGATCCGGTATCCTTCGCCCTGCGGTTTGTTGACCAGAATATGATTGCCGGACTGATCTCAATAGGTGCTATTGCCGGGATGACTACCGTGCTGCTCGTTATGCTGTTCGGCCAGACCCGCCTGCTGTTTGCCATTTCCCGCGACGGTCTGCTGCCGCAGAGCCTGTCCAAGGTCAGTCCCAAAACTCATACCCCGGTGCGCAGCACCTGGATGGTAGGCGGGATTATTGCTGTTATGACCGGCTTCGTTCCGCTGGACAAGCTGGCTGATCTGACCAGTATCGGTACACTGTTTGCCTTCCTGGTAGTTTCACTGGGAGTCATTGTACTCCGCCGTACGCATTCCGATCTTAAGCGGGGATTCAGAGTGCCTTGGGTACCCTTTATTCCAATTTTGAGTGCCTTAACCTGCGGTTATCTGATGACCAATCTGGGCAGACATACATGGATCGGCTTCCTCGTCTGGGTTGCAATAGGGCTGGTAATCTACTGGCTGTACGGATATAGACGCAGTAATTTGAATTCAAAGAAATAA
- a CDS encoding VPS10 domain-containing protein produces MAAKTSGYTFLRVGFMLLMTLLILSACSSAPAPEPSQPPQPTEAPEEGQTITVITPDAKNVDNENATKYQIQTRLTDFRLLNDAAGIAWGVTKNELRMYMTLNNGKTWANISPSTNVQFLTNPVYGKEIFFTDPSNGWIIRSAYGTTETVVLRTTDGGHSWKISAFPDSNTISSIYFSSPDSGWLMTSWDASSTKESKALYATEDGGATWNLVMQNEQYNPNLPNNTIPLAGVTTGMLFRDPSRGFVALQTGALPRTFMTRDGGSSWVAGPDFLVNESFAGCDRVLTGVPEFFGEDRTGGWMSAGCQLEKEGSVTYSGYFTANGGENWKFVSLGRPAVSGINRHVVPDFLNAQTGWALEGNLLYKTVNQGQTWSALPASSVLQSKLLEYPEVVKLQFISSDVGWLLIEKEEDRRSILLQTTNGGVSWRVM; encoded by the coding sequence TTGGCAGCGAAAACATCAGGTTATACATTTCTGAGAGTAGGGTTCATGCTGCTCATGACTCTGCTTATTCTCTCGGCCTGTTCATCTGCTCCTGCCCCGGAGCCTTCCCAGCCGCCACAGCCGACGGAAGCGCCGGAGGAGGGCCAGACGATTACGGTGATCACGCCAGACGCGAAGAACGTAGACAACGAGAACGCGACGAAATACCAGATCCAGACCCGGCTGACGGATTTCAGGCTGCTGAACGATGCAGCAGGCATAGCCTGGGGAGTTACCAAAAATGAGCTGCGCATGTATATGACGCTTAATAACGGCAAGACCTGGGCGAATATTTCCCCGTCGACGAATGTGCAGTTTCTGACTAATCCGGTGTACGGTAAAGAGATTTTCTTCACTGATCCCAGTAACGGCTGGATTATAAGAAGCGCTTACGGCACGACCGAGACGGTGGTGCTGCGGACAACGGATGGGGGACACAGCTGGAAAATATCCGCTTTCCCGGATTCCAACACGATTTCCTCCATCTATTTCAGCTCCCCGGACAGCGGCTGGCTGATGACCTCCTGGGATGCTTCTTCAACCAAAGAGAGCAAAGCCTTATACGCGACTGAGGACGGAGGGGCAACCTGGAATCTGGTCATGCAGAATGAGCAATATAATCCGAACCTGCCGAATAATACAATTCCACTCGCGGGTGTAACCACTGGCATGCTCTTCCGGGATCCGAGCCGCGGGTTTGTAGCGCTGCAGACCGGTGCCCTGCCGAGAACCTTCATGACCCGGGACGGGGGATCCAGCTGGGTGGCCGGTCCTGACTTCCTTGTGAACGAGAGCTTTGCCGGCTGCGACAGGGTACTTACCGGTGTGCCGGAATTTTTCGGGGAGGACCGGACCGGCGGGTGGATGTCAGCGGGCTGTCAATTAGAGAAGGAAGGCAGCGTAACTTATAGCGGCTACTTTACCGCTAACGGCGGAGAGAACTGGAAGTTTGTCAGCCTGGGTCGCCCGGCAGTCTCGGGAATTAACCGCCATGTTGTGCCTGACTTTTTGAACGCTCAGACCGGCTGGGCACTGGAAGGCAATTTGCTGTACAAGACGGTGAATCAGGGGCAGACCTGGTCGGCGCTTCCGGCCAGCAGTGTGCTGCAGTCTAAGCTCCTGGAATACCCAGAGGTTGTGAAGCTGCAGTTCATCTCCAGCGATGTAGGCTGGCTGCTTATTGAGAAGGAAGAAGACCGCAGATCTATCCTGCTGCAGACTACTAACGGCGGGGTAAGCTGGCGGGTCATGTAA
- a CDS encoding phosphotransferase, producing the protein MDQQLIEQVLAMLQIESTDYRLIGGYCSNVFEVGAGRKLIVKILDNAVALETSTLAEMEWLACLCSQGIHVPRPVRILGQDYIKRINNGFYFIVYNKIDGLPVNPASKEMWNARLFERWGELLGQIHAASQAYTANHVFPKWNESKMLLQLEQAELHPHLAGKWLRYVDELNQMKVSTDRFGLIHGDLHHGNLLINDNVLSVIDFGDCEYHWYAYDVAIVMYHTAQTVGKSEREQFIQAFCNYFMKGYVRGNPGTDVVQDLNYFIQYRHLYSFTYHMMYADKSQLSRQQAEYLQAMEASLLKDEPYLNLILS; encoded by the coding sequence ATGGATCAACAGCTGATTGAACAAGTCCTGGCTATGCTTCAAATAGAGTCTACAGATTATAGGCTTATAGGCGGGTACTGCAGCAATGTATTTGAAGTTGGAGCCGGCAGGAAGCTTATCGTTAAAATCCTCGACAATGCAGTAGCTCTGGAGACCTCTACGCTGGCTGAAATGGAGTGGTTAGCCTGCCTTTGCTCACAGGGAATTCATGTCCCTAGACCGGTACGCATTCTGGGACAAGACTATATAAAGCGGATTAATAACGGATTTTATTTTATTGTATATAACAAGATAGACGGCTTACCAGTCAATCCGGCCAGCAAAGAAATGTGGAATGCCCGCCTGTTTGAACGCTGGGGTGAGCTGTTGGGGCAAATTCATGCTGCCTCACAAGCTTATACCGCGAATCATGTCTTTCCCAAATGGAATGAAAGCAAAATGTTGCTGCAATTGGAGCAGGCTGAGCTTCATCCGCACCTGGCCGGAAAATGGCTGAGATACGTTGACGAGCTAAACCAAATGAAGGTATCCACTGACCGGTTCGGGCTCATTCATGGAGATCTTCATCACGGCAATCTGCTAATCAATGATAATGTATTAAGTGTCATTGATTTCGGCGACTGCGAGTATCATTGGTATGCTTATGATGTAGCCATAGTGATGTATCACACCGCACAAACGGTGGGCAAGAGTGAACGGGAGCAGTTCATACAAGCATTCTGTAACTATTTTATGAAGGGCTATGTCCGCGGAAATCCGGGTACGGATGTTGTTCAGGATCTTAACTATTTCATTCAGTACAGGCATTTATACTCCTTCACGTATCATATGATGTATGCTGACAAGAGTCAGCTCTCGCGGCAGCAGGCAGAATATCTGCAGGCAATGGAGGCGTCACTGCTTAAGGATGAACCGTACCTGAATCTCATATTATCTTAG
- a CDS encoding DUF2500 domain-containing protein: MGTGPDPSWMFDFTGTVLPIFLALIVGIIAVSAGRGLLQWSRNNNAPLQSVPARIVSKRSEVRQQQSSDESQSSRTSTTYYLTYEAEDGVRREFRVDGHEYGMSAEGDRGMLTYQGTRYHGFQRRPHYSTAE; encoded by the coding sequence ATGGGAACGGGACCGGACCCATCCTGGATGTTTGATTTTACAGGAACGGTATTGCCGATATTTCTCGCTCTGATCGTGGGAATTATCGCTGTATCTGCAGGCAGAGGACTGCTTCAGTGGAGCCGGAACAATAACGCCCCCCTGCAGTCCGTCCCTGCCCGGATCGTCAGCAAGCGCAGTGAAGTACGCCAGCAGCAATCATCGGATGAAAGTCAGTCCAGCCGGACCAGTACAACCTATTATTTGACGTATGAAGCTGAGGATGGCGTCCGGAGAGAATTCAGGGTGGATGGCCATGAATACGGCATGAGTGCTGAAGGGGACCGGGGAATGCTGACCTATCAAGGAACACGGTATCATGGTTTTCAGCGGCGTCCTCATTACTCAACTGCAGAATAG
- a CDS encoding cell wall hydrolase: MAVIKTNSEDVRVLARLMRAEAEEDGESGMLMVGNVGVNRILGNCLDFNNIRSVNDMVYQSPGGFEAPQKGYFYQRAREADVRLARRAINGERTWPASNALWFFRPVGACPDTWYNQQNTGRYKAHCFFTPTAADCPSLF, from the coding sequence GTGGCCGTCATCAAAACGAACTCGGAGGATGTAAGGGTGCTTGCGCGGCTGATGCGGGCAGAGGCCGAGGAGGATGGGGAGTCAGGCATGCTGATGGTCGGCAATGTTGGGGTGAACCGGATTCTGGGCAACTGCCTGGATTTCAACAACATCCGCAGTGTGAATGATATGGTCTACCAGAGCCCCGGAGGCTTCGAAGCCCCGCAGAAGGGATACTTCTATCAGCGGGCCCGGGAAGCCGATGTCCGTCTGGCAAGGCGGGCCATTAACGGCGAGCGTACCTGGCCGGCATCGAATGCGCTGTGGTTCTTCCGGCCAGTCGGAGCCTGTCCGGATACCTGGTATAACCAGCAGAACACAGGCCGTTATAAGGCACATTGCTTCTTCACTCCGACAGCAGCAGATTGCCCGTCATTATTCTAG
- the gerQ gene encoding spore coat protein GerQ: MIGQPYRPVTYMMGSTPAGNMNNMNNMSNMNGMAPMGTMGAMSNKGSIGNMGTMSGMPPQVTSGSPMTPAGTVISTAAPVYEQSYVENIFRLNLGKVGTFYFTYENNKDWNAKVYTGVLEAAGRDHLIISDKATGQRVVLLMVNFDYATFDEPLVYQYPGVIGNPGGVRGCR; the protein is encoded by the coding sequence ATGATCGGTCAACCTTACCGTCCCGTTACTTATATGATGGGCAGCACACCTGCAGGAAATATGAACAACATGAACAACATGAGCAACATGAATGGTATGGCTCCCATGGGTACAATGGGCGCGATGAGCAATAAAGGCAGTATCGGCAATATGGGTACCATGAGCGGTATGCCGCCGCAGGTGACCAGCGGCAGCCCGATGACTCCGGCCGGAACTGTAATTTCGACTGCGGCTCCGGTGTATGAGCAGTCTTATGTAGAGAACATTTTCCGCCTCAATCTGGGCAAGGTTGGCACCTTTTACTTTACGTACGAGAACAATAAAGACTGGAATGCCAAGGTGTATACCGGTGTGCTAGAAGCAGCCGGCCGTGACCACCTGATCATCAGTGACAAGGCAACCGGACAGCGGGTTGTACTGCTGATGGTGAACTTTGATTATGCTACTTTCGATGAGCCGCTTGTCTATCAATATCCGGGCGTCATTGGAAATCCCGGTGGTGTACGGGGCTGCCGATAA
- a CDS encoding hemolysin family protein, with protein sequence MSDPLPGIFNVGLIILLVLLNGFFVSVEYAMVKVRSGRIDALIEEGSKRAPAARIIVHNLDGFLSACQLGITLASLALGWLGEPAIATIVGPLVTNLGFGETTVFVISLIIAFMFITVLHIVLGELAPKTIAVNKAEAVLLLTAGPMNVFYRIMYPFIWVVNGLALGLLRIFRLTPASELATAHTEEEIRILMQESNKSGLIDNTEMALVDNIFEFADTMAREIMIPRTEMICLNTHLDTEENLEIAFDGMRTRYPVCDGDKDHILGFIHIKDMIRDQAPKYNELIRPILTVPESIQISSLLKVMQRAKTQIAILIDEYGGTSGMVTLEDIMEEIVGEIQDEFDEERPGIEMLGEDEYSIDGLMLIEEINDKLGIHMETDDYDTIGGWLYSKLEINPPQKGQTVEFDNHLFVVEETENKRISRIKLLKVQFLTEEAGA encoded by the coding sequence TTGAGCGACCCTTTACCCGGTATATTTAACGTAGGACTTATCATTTTACTTGTGCTGCTTAACGGTTTTTTTGTTTCGGTGGAGTATGCGATGGTGAAGGTGCGCAGCGGGCGCATTGATGCACTGATTGAAGAAGGCAGCAAACGGGCACCTGCAGCAAGAATCATCGTTCATAATCTGGACGGCTTCCTGTCTGCCTGCCAGCTGGGGATTACCCTGGCTTCGCTTGCGCTGGGCTGGCTCGGTGAACCGGCGATTGCCACCATTGTGGGGCCGCTGGTCACGAATCTCGGCTTTGGCGAGACCACGGTGTTTGTGATATCCCTGATTATTGCCTTCATGTTCATCACCGTATTGCATATCGTGCTTGGTGAGCTTGCCCCCAAAACGATCGCCGTGAATAAGGCGGAGGCGGTACTTCTGCTAACTGCGGGTCCGATGAATGTTTTTTACCGGATCATGTATCCTTTTATTTGGGTGGTTAACGGCCTTGCTCTCGGGCTTCTGCGGATCTTCCGTCTGACTCCCGCTTCAGAGCTGGCTACCGCACATACGGAGGAAGAAATACGCATTTTGATGCAGGAGAGCAACAAAAGCGGCCTGATCGACAACACCGAAATGGCACTGGTGGATAATATCTTCGAATTTGCGGATACGATGGCCAGGGAGATTATGATTCCCCGCACGGAAATGATCTGCCTGAATACCCATTTGGATACCGAGGAGAATCTGGAGATCGCCTTTGACGGCATGAGAACGCGTTACCCGGTCTGCGACGGGGATAAGGATCATATTCTCGGTTTCATTCATATCAAGGATATGATCCGCGATCAGGCGCCGAAATATAACGAACTGATCCGTCCAATCCTGACCGTGCCGGAATCCATTCAGATCAGCAGCCTGCTAAAGGTCATGCAGCGGGCCAAGACTCAAATCGCCATCCTGATTGATGAATATGGCGGTACCTCGGGAATGGTTACCCTGGAAGATATAATGGAGGAGATTGTCGGAGAGATTCAGGATGAGTTCGATGAGGAGCGCCCCGGCATCGAGATGCTGGGCGAGGATGAGTATTCTATTGACGGGCTTATGCTGATTGAAGAAATCAATGACAAGCTGGGAATTCATATGGAGACGGATGATTATGATACCATCGGCGGCTGGCTGTACTCGAAGCTGGAGATCAATCCTCCGCAAAAAGGCCAGACCGTTGAGTTCGACAATCATCTGTTTGTGGTAGAGGAGACGGAGAATAAGCGGATTTCGCGGATTAAGCTGCTGAAGGTGCAGTTTTTGACCGAGGAAGCCGGGGCTTAG